The following proteins are co-located in the Hydractinia symbiolongicarpus strain clone_291-10 chromosome 7, HSymV2.1, whole genome shotgun sequence genome:
- the LOC130648641 gene encoding uncharacterized protein LOC130648641 yields MILVRIRCGLLLEDMAVRFNMSTSHISRILITWTDFLHSQFRMLPIWASKETVQNRMPKCFQKSYPNTRVILDCTEVFVEMPTSYRTQSSTFSNYKHHNTAKGLVGIAPDGSVTFVSDLYGGRFSDKRITKDSGIYDLLEPGDSVMADRGFELEEDLPDGVTLNIPPFLDGKPQLSLLEENETRRIASVRVHVERAIERIKNYRILQTVFKLSMAAELNKIWVICCYLVNFLPQLVPDVNTND; encoded by the coding sequence aTGATACTGGTTCGAATTCGATGTGGACTTTTGTTAGAAGATATGGCTGTTCGATTTAATATGTCGACAAGTCACATAAgcagaatattgattacatggacagattttttacattcacaatTCCGTATGCTTCCAATATGGGCTTCAAAAGAAACAGTACAAAATAGAATgccgaaatgttttcaaaaaagttacccaaataCCCGTGTCATATTAGATTGTACAGAAGTATTTGTGGAAATGCCTACGTCATATCGCACACAGTCCAGTACCTTTTCAAATTACAAACACCATAATACAGCAAAAGGATTAGTCGGAATAGCTCCTGATGGATCAGTGACATTTGTCTCTGATTTGTATGGTGGACGCTTTTCGGATAAACGAATAACAAAAGATAGTGGTATATACGATTTGCTAGAGCCTGGGGATTCTGTGATGGCTGATAGAGGATTTGAGCTCGAGGAAGATTTACCTGATGGAGTAACATTAAATATTCCACCATTTTTAGATGGAAAACCTCAGCTAAGTTTATTAGAGGAAAACGAAACTAGAAGAATAGCATCTGTACGTGTACATGTCGAACGAGCAATCGAACGTATAAAAAATTACAGAATTTTACAAACAGTTTTCAAACTATCAATGGCTGCTGAACTCAATAAGATATGggttatttgttgttatttagttaattttttaccacagttGGTACCAGATGTAAATACGAAtgactaa